The Fibrobacter sp. sequence CTTTTTCCCGTCGCAGACAATGGGCGATTCGGAATCCACATCCAGCTTGACGGGGTAAAATTTCTTGTTCAAAATGGAGGCTACCGTGGGGTTCATATAGACATTTTTGTCCATCACCCGGCAGGGAATGCACCAGTCGGCGTACATGTCCACGAAAATAAGCTTGGGTTCGGTCTTTGCCTTTTCAAGAGCGGTGCTGTAATCCATCCACTGGACTAGGGATTGGGGGATAACCGGTGCCTTTCCGGAGTTTGGTGCTGCAAAAACAACACCCGACAAAAA is a genomic window containing:
- a CDS encoding thioredoxin family protein yields the protein MFRPLAGIIFYVVFLSGVVFAAPNSGKAPVIPQSLVQWMDYSTALEKAKTEPKLIFVDMYADWCIPCRVMDKNVYMNPTVASILNKKFYPVKLDVDSESPIVCDGKKATAKKCFSEVWELNVLPSFVLVAPKGLSILTVADSMSPQEMQMLLDKFLEKEKEWIER